In the Pseudanabaena sp. PCC 7367 genome, one interval contains:
- a CDS encoding NADH-quinone oxidoreductase subunit M — MLSALIWLPVVGALIVGLWRSDDYEVAVAAPEGEANPVKAPMSLAESNSSLKTTALVFASSLLLLTFFLLNQFDLGNSGMQLSEYHNWIEPIGISYSLGVDGLSLPLLVLNALLTWIVIFSSNRSQGRSRLFYALVFLVNAGVAGAFLAQNLLLFVLFYEIELIPLYLMIAIWGSEKREYAATKFLIYTAVSGILILIGFLALGWLTTSPAISFDFADINPSSLPLAVQIPLLLTLIVGFGIKTPLVPFHTWLPDTYVESSPSTTILLGGILAKLGAYGLFRFCFQLFPQAWEVLAPWFALWAAIGVLYGALAAIAQKDIKRMVAYSSIGHMSYILLACAAGTELSLVGGVAQMVSHGIILAILFYLVGIVEAKVGTRELDVLNGLLNPVRGLPLTSALLILGGMASAGIPGLVGFVAEFLVFQGSFAKFPVPTIISIIGTGLTAVYFVILLNRTCFGKLDNDTAYYPKVTAFEQAPALILAAIIVFLGVFPTWLVRWSEPTTKSLVAAMPHSQANQVDVALENQPIDLDNSLSLAPAIVPMLK; from the coding sequence ATGCTTAGTGCTTTAATTTGGTTGCCCGTGGTGGGTGCATTAATTGTCGGCTTGTGGCGCAGTGATGACTATGAGGTAGCGGTTGCTGCCCCTGAAGGTGAAGCAAACCCAGTCAAAGCGCCGATGAGCCTGGCTGAGAGTAATTCAAGCTTAAAAACTACGGCTCTAGTGTTTGCTTCTTCCCTATTACTACTTACCTTTTTCCTGCTGAATCAGTTTGACCTCGGTAATTCAGGGATGCAGCTTAGCGAGTATCACAACTGGATCGAACCGATTGGGATTAGCTATAGTCTGGGCGTGGATGGCTTGTCATTGCCGCTGTTGGTGCTCAATGCCTTGCTAACCTGGATTGTGATTTTTAGTAGCAATCGCAGCCAGGGGCGATCGCGCTTGTTCTATGCATTGGTCTTTCTGGTTAATGCTGGTGTGGCTGGTGCCTTTCTGGCTCAAAACCTGTTGCTGTTTGTTTTGTTCTATGAGATCGAGTTAATTCCGCTCTACCTGATGATCGCAATCTGGGGCAGTGAAAAGCGTGAATATGCAGCGACTAAGTTTTTAATTTATACCGCTGTCTCTGGCATTTTGATTCTAATTGGTTTCCTTGCGCTTGGTTGGCTTACCACCAGTCCAGCTATCAGCTTTGATTTTGCTGACATCAATCCCAGCAGTTTGCCATTGGCGGTGCAAATCCCGCTGCTGCTTACCTTAATTGTTGGTTTTGGGATCAAAACTCCGCTGGTACCTTTCCATACCTGGCTACCGGATACCTATGTGGAATCTTCGCCCTCAACCACAATCTTGCTGGGTGGTATTTTGGCCAAGCTTGGCGCCTATGGCCTATTTCGTTTCTGTTTCCAGTTATTCCCCCAGGCCTGGGAAGTATTGGCTCCCTGGTTCGCGTTGTGGGCAGCGATCGGTGTGCTCTATGGGGCATTGGCAGCGATCGCCCAGAAAGACATCAAGCGTATGGTGGCCTATAGCTCGATCGGTCACATGAGCTATATCCTGCTCGCCTGTGCTGCCGGCACGGAACTAAGTCTGGTTGGTGGCGTAGCCCAAATGGTCAGCCACGGTATTATTCTGGCAATTCTGTTCTATCTGGTGGGGATTGTGGAAGCTAAGGTTGGTACCCGCGAGCTGGATGTTTTAAATGGCTTGCTTAACCCAGTACGGGGTCTACCATTGACCAGCGCACTGCTGATTCTGGGTGGTATGGCTAGTGCTGGTATTCCTGGCCTGGTGGGGTTTGTGGCTGAGTTTCTGGTCTTCCAGGGCAGTTTCGCCAAATTCCCAGTTCCCACGATTATCAGTATTATCGGTACTGGTTTGACTGCGGTTTACTTTGTGATTCTGTTGAACCGTACTTGCTTTGGCAAGCTGGACAATGATACGGCTTATTACCCGAAAGTCACTGCCTTTGAACAAGCCCCTGCTTTGATTCTGGCGGCAATAATTGTGTTCCTGGGTGTATTTCCTACTTGGTTGGTGCGTTGGAGTGAACCAACAACTAAATCACTGGTGGCGGCAATGCCTCATTCTCAGGCAAATCAAGTGGATGTAGCTTTGGAGAATCAGCCGATCGACCTGGACAATAGCCTTAGCTTGGCTCCGGCGATAGTACCAATGCTTAAGTAG
- a CDS encoding CO2 hydration protein, with the protein MVQAPEKPVLPPSTHEFADIIHRLEAGGAMLPDTPENLMQIIGIYKAYAVPMDFYWRDLLYIAERVFLNPLPFFKYFLPQEYLDLHNHYAGDDSELRVWRGEATVHPELLEFMQKGELNRKLPKLFHHLWHDRVNMEFAEACMRAMFWHRDMGGGFDPYLDTDEYKANADRAIKAYFKGNPLMLGLYKLFPDMFIEQVRELSYYSNLGLFWEVMAPVFFEMSDLYDEGKMTTVVEAMDFLYNGIFAVAGRPIYHNVYIRGEKYEIVPESKGFTWLFEAALPYVEAVFYRTAPFRGTKSYNAQAKEVPADQNDFHYGILYADVFPVGSAGIPPTLLMQDMYHFLPQYLLDYYDEHCRNHEDMLVQLGITFQRSMYCVTSAVLQALCKATSHPLDDPDPEHLMANRKFFESQLDRFKRRESRLREIQNSDYR; encoded by the coding sequence ATGGTCCAAGCCCCAGAAAAGCCAGTTCTGCCCCCCTCCACCCATGAATTTGCTGATATTATTCATCGCCTTGAAGCTGGCGGTGCCATGTTGCCGGATACACCGGAAAACCTGATGCAAATAATCGGTATCTATAAAGCCTATGCGGTGCCAATGGACTTCTATTGGCGCGATCTGCTTTACATTGCCGAGCGCGTATTTCTAAACCCATTGCCATTTTTTAAATACTTTTTACCCCAGGAGTATTTAGATCTGCACAACCACTATGCCGGTGATGATTCCGAGTTGAGGGTGTGGCGCGGTGAGGCAACAGTGCATCCAGAATTACTGGAATTTATGCAGAAAGGTGAACTAAATCGTAAGCTGCCAAAGCTATTCCATCACCTCTGGCACGATCGCGTGAATATGGAATTTGCCGAAGCCTGTATGCGAGCGATGTTCTGGCATCGGGATATGGGTGGTGGTTTCGATCCCTACCTGGACACCGATGAATATAAGGCCAATGCCGATCGGGCGATCAAGGCTTATTTTAAGGGCAACCCGCTCATGTTGGGCTTGTATAAACTGTTCCCCGATATGTTCATTGAGCAGGTGCGTGAGCTTTCCTATTACAGCAATCTCGGTTTGTTCTGGGAAGTGATGGCGCCGGTGTTTTTTGAAATGTCTGACCTCTACGATGAGGGCAAAATGACCACCGTAGTAGAGGCAATGGACTTTTTATATAACGGTATTTTTGCGGTGGCGGGGCGGCCAATCTACCACAATGTCTATATTCGGGGCGAAAAGTATGAGATAGTCCCCGAATCCAAGGGCTTTACCTGGTTATTTGAAGCAGCCTTGCCCTATGTGGAAGCAGTGTTCTATCGCACCGCGCCATTCAGGGGCACAAAATCCTATAATGCCCAGGCCAAAGAAGTTCCGGCCGATCAGAATGACTTTCACTATGGCATTCTCTACGCGGATGTGTTTCCAGTTGGTTCCGCTGGGATTCCGCCTACACTGCTAATGCAGGATATGTATCACTTTTTGCCGCAATATTTGTTGGACTATTACGACGAGCATTGCCGCAATCATGAAGATATGCTGGTGCAGCTAGGCATTACCTTCCAGCGATCGATGTATTGTGTGACCTCGGCGGTGCTTCAGGCGCTGTGTAAGGCCACCAGCCATCCGCTCGATGATCCCGATCCAGAACATCTAATGGCGAATCGCAAGTTTTTTGAAAGCCAACTCGATCGGTTCAAGCGGCGGGAATCCAGGCTGCGGGAAATTCAAAATTCCGATTATCGCTAA
- the ppk1 gene encoding polyphosphate kinase 1 gives MARARRTIDQKAATDAAVQESAENAIVEKETIASESKPNGKASTSKSAQKKSESSESSDHAAAIEAAKIEKANRQEQAFTFFNREISWIAFNERVLDEGIDDRTPLLERVKFFSIFNSNLDEFFMVRVARSKRKINLGLDIYTDDGLTQPEQLSAIRKALLPLVKKEHQFFEKHLRQELKAANIHILDYKDLNQKQKNSLTEYYKENIFPVLTPLAVDPGHPFPYISNLSLNLAVVVADRQTKEKHYARVKVPSSINRFVTVPGSDGQYIFVPLEQVIAHNLGSLFRGMEIKEYYAFRITRDAELDIEEDEADDLISALQAELRKQRFGSVVRMEIAADTPNYIRSKLIEQMCIQEDDVYDIDGLLCLRDLMSIASLPLPEYKDQPWRSVTHPRLKTEDGDGYQPDIFSVIKAGDFLVHHPYQSFTTSVQRFIEEAAADEQVLAIKQTLYRTSGDSPIVHALVRAAENGKQVAVLVELKARFDEANNILWAKKLENSGVHVVYGVRNLKTHTKTALVVRREGDHIVRYVHIGTGNYNPKTARFYSDLGLLSCRKELGEDLSELFNHLTGYSHQTEYRKLLVAPVTMRDRFEQIIRREIEHQTGGYQSRMIVKMNSLVDPRIIKLLYEASAAGIQIDLIIRGICCLRPGVKNLSENIRVVSIIGRFLEHSRIFYFSNGGKEEVYIGSADWMPRNLNSRVEVITPLEDPAIIEELKHILDATLSDKRQAWDCQPDGSYVQRKPAKGEPDMGSQHYFMAQARPDFESKDLD, from the coding sequence ATGGCAAGAGCAAGAAGAACGATCGATCAAAAGGCAGCTACCGACGCGGCAGTTCAGGAAAGTGCTGAAAATGCGATCGTAGAGAAAGAAACGATCGCTTCTGAATCTAAGCCTAACGGCAAAGCCAGCACCAGCAAGTCTGCTCAGAAAAAGTCAGAATCATCAGAATCAAGCGATCATGCTGCCGCGATCGAGGCCGCCAAAATCGAGAAAGCCAATCGACAAGAGCAAGCCTTTACGTTTTTTAATCGGGAAATTAGCTGGATTGCCTTCAATGAAAGGGTACTAGATGAAGGGATCGACGATCGCACCCCATTACTGGAGCGGGTTAAGTTCTTCTCAATTTTTAACTCCAACCTGGATGAGTTTTTTATGGTGCGGGTTGCCAGGAGCAAACGTAAAATTAATCTTGGTTTAGATATTTATACCGATGATGGTCTCACGCAACCAGAGCAATTGAGCGCGATCCGTAAAGCCCTGTTGCCCCTGGTCAAAAAAGAGCATCAGTTTTTTGAAAAGCACCTCAGGCAAGAGCTAAAAGCTGCCAATATTCATATCCTTGACTACAAAGATTTAAACCAAAAGCAAAAAAATAGTCTCACGGAATATTACAAAGAAAATATTTTCCCGGTGCTTACGCCATTGGCGGTCGATCCCGGCCATCCGTTTCCCTATATTTCTAACTTGAGCCTGAATCTGGCCGTGGTGGTGGCCGATCGCCAAACCAAGGAAAAGCACTATGCCAGGGTTAAAGTCCCCAGTTCGATCAACCGCTTTGTAACAGTGCCAGGGAGCGATGGCCAATATATTTTTGTGCCACTAGAGCAGGTGATCGCCCATAATCTGGGTAGTTTGTTCCGGGGCATGGAAATCAAAGAATATTATGCGTTTCGGATTACCCGCGATGCGGAATTAGACATTGAGGAAGATGAAGCCGATGATTTGATCTCAGCCTTGCAAGCGGAGTTGCGTAAACAACGGTTTGGCTCGGTAGTGCGGATGGAGATCGCCGCTGATACCCCCAATTACATTCGCAGCAAATTGATCGAACAAATGTGCATCCAAGAAGATGATGTATATGACATTGATGGTTTGCTCTGCCTGCGTGATCTAATGTCGATCGCTTCCCTGCCATTACCAGAATATAAGGATCAGCCCTGGCGATCGGTAACCCATCCTCGACTCAAGACTGAAGATGGGGATGGCTACCAACCGGATATTTTTAGTGTGATCAAAGCTGGCGACTTCCTGGTTCATCACCCCTATCAATCGTTTACTACCTCAGTACAACGATTCATTGAAGAAGCCGCCGCCGATGAGCAGGTATTGGCGATCAAGCAAACCCTCTACCGCACCTCAGGAGATTCGCCGATCGTCCACGCCCTGGTACGTGCCGCCGAAAACGGGAAGCAGGTGGCGGTATTGGTAGAACTAAAAGCCCGCTTTGATGAAGCTAATAATATTTTGTGGGCCAAGAAGCTAGAGAACTCTGGTGTGCATGTGGTCTATGGGGTGCGCAACCTGAAAACCCATACCAAAACCGCGCTGGTGGTAAGGCGCGAAGGCGATCATATTGTCCGCTATGTGCATATTGGTACGGGCAACTACAACCCAAAAACGGCCAGGTTCTATAGCGATCTGGGGCTACTTAGTTGCCGCAAAGAATTGGGCGAAGACCTGAGTGAATTGTTTAATCATCTCACTGGCTATTCGCATCAAACTGAATATCGTAAATTGCTGGTAGCACCAGTGACCATGCGCGATCGATTTGAGCAAATCATCAGGCGCGAAATAGAGCACCAAACCGGTGGATATCAGTCTCGGATGATCGTGAAGATGAATTCCCTGGTTGATCCACGGATCATCAAGCTACTCTATGAAGCTTCTGCGGCCGGGATTCAGATCGATTTGATTATTCGGGGGATTTGTTGTCTGCGACCAGGGGTCAAAAATCTCAGTGAGAATATTCGGGTGGTGAGTATTATTGGTCGATTCCTGGAACATTCCCGTATTTTCTACTTTAGCAATGGTGGCAAGGAAGAAGTTTATATTGGCAGCGCCGACTGGATGCCCCGCAACCTGAATTCACGGGTGGAGGTGATTACGCCTCTCGAAGACCCCGCGATCATCGAAGAGCTAAAGCATATACTTGATGCCACGCTTTCTGACAAACGCCAGGCCTGGGATTGTCAGCCGGATGGCTCCTATGTACAGCGCAAGCCAGCCAAGGGTGAACCGGATATGGGATCGCAGCATTATTTCATGGCGCAAGCCCGTCCTGATTTTGAGAGTAAAGACTTGGATTGA
- a CDS encoding cyclic nucleotide-binding domain-containing protein: protein MFHQTSEQTMHRVRWVLTMGWLILLVSLFYDPISPLLTDPNNLASPLRAKPEVCIQVQQVCLEQNTYGLAAPIFWGLIVPSAILILLVFGHELWRRICPLSFLSQIPRALGWQRKIKRVSSAGVVRFEIPRVAKDSWLAKNYIYLQFGYFFVGLCCRILFINADRMALALWLLITIGAAIAVGYLYGGKSWCNYFCPMAPVQKVYGEPRGLLTSQAHTANNKVTQSMCRIVDADGQEKSACVACQSPCIDIDAERTYWNGIDEADRKLLYYGYVGLVIGYFVYYYLYAGNWQYYMSGIWAYEANQLGTLLDPGFYFFGQAIAIPKIVAVPLTLGAFSAIGYFTGLRLEQYLKNRWGKFLSTEQIQHRIFTLCTFFIFNFFFIFAARSWLALLPVSVQYIWELVLITTSAIWLYRTWGRTTETYSREGLANRLRKQLAKLGLNFDRWLEGKSLEALNADEVYVLSKVLPGFTKEKRYQAYKGILQESLAEGYVDSANSLSVLAQMRSELNISDDEHATILTELGIEDPDLLNPERRRSLESQVKLSGYRRALERMLKLQQKQSINDLLLDNPGAIRRLRQDYCITYQEEEEILGGLEPEAGTLRRAKHLLGQLEELIERYHALNQPLLRQYGQTLNLLRSTVKQKKRLLVRGLLEMIENTEDQKIANQIAHDLGNLAPGVLQDVLENPTSKWNNRLTTEQISLLRQSEDIAPACSMVLSIDDINYHLRSLLSETNPITQIASLYIMHLLSPAEAQKAAQPLLEEGKQSQPVGEITAIIANSGDSALELSNLPLLEKLVYLFNTDLFVDMHSDTLLDLANLAYINIYDNEAIISDEGDTCRELLLLIEGGVEIQVHDSDGNTVTSSLVPGQILDELEVLSHGKQSGRLVAMQEPTRIMAIPVDAFDHLLDRDHDFARRVLELESKRLQQLVTAEGFDAVAVAPL from the coding sequence ATGTTTCACCAGACTTCCGAACAGACCATGCATCGGGTGAGATGGGTATTAACAATGGGCTGGCTAATTTTACTGGTTTCATTGTTTTATGATCCGATCTCGCCATTACTTACAGATCCAAACAATCTTGCCAGTCCGCTTCGCGCCAAGCCTGAAGTTTGCATCCAGGTGCAACAAGTATGCCTAGAGCAAAATACCTATGGGCTAGCCGCACCAATCTTTTGGGGTTTAATTGTCCCCAGCGCTATTTTAATTCTGCTTGTTTTTGGCCATGAGTTGTGGCGGCGCATTTGTCCACTTTCGTTCCTGTCGCAAATTCCCCGTGCCCTGGGGTGGCAGCGCAAAATCAAGCGGGTTAGCAGTGCAGGTGTAGTGCGGTTTGAGATTCCCAGGGTGGCGAAGGATTCCTGGCTCGCAAAAAATTATATTTATCTCCAGTTCGGCTATTTTTTTGTGGGCTTATGCTGCCGGATTTTATTTATTAATGCCGATCGCATGGCACTAGCGCTCTGGTTGCTTATAACGATCGGTGCTGCGATCGCGGTTGGTTATCTCTATGGTGGCAAATCCTGGTGTAATTATTTCTGCCCCATGGCACCGGTGCAAAAAGTCTATGGCGAACCAAGGGGTTTATTGACTTCCCAGGCTCATACTGCCAATAACAAGGTGACCCAATCCATGTGTCGGATTGTGGATGCCGATGGACAAGAAAAAAGCGCTTGTGTTGCCTGCCAAAGCCCCTGCATTGATATTGATGCTGAGCGCACCTACTGGAATGGCATTGACGAAGCCGATCGTAAATTACTCTACTACGGCTATGTTGGCCTGGTGATTGGTTACTTTGTCTATTACTATCTCTATGCCGGGAACTGGCAATATTACATGTCGGGGATCTGGGCCTATGAGGCAAATCAATTGGGTACATTACTCGATCCTGGCTTTTACTTCTTTGGTCAGGCGATCGCCATTCCTAAAATTGTGGCAGTGCCGCTCACCCTGGGAGCATTTAGTGCGATCGGTTATTTCACCGGACTCCGCCTAGAACAATATCTTAAAAACCGTTGGGGCAAATTTTTGTCAACCGAACAGATTCAACACCGCATTTTTACCCTCTGCACCTTTTTTATTTTTAACTTCTTCTTTATTTTTGCGGCGCGTTCCTGGTTAGCACTGCTGCCTGTTTCAGTGCAATATATATGGGAATTAGTCTTGATTACCACCAGCGCAATCTGGCTATATCGTACCTGGGGCAGAACTACGGAAACCTACTCCCGTGAAGGATTGGCTAATCGCCTGCGTAAGCAACTGGCCAAGCTTGGTCTTAACTTCGATCGTTGGTTAGAGGGTAAATCCCTGGAAGCCTTGAATGCCGACGAAGTCTATGTGCTGTCTAAGGTATTGCCAGGATTTACCAAAGAAAAACGCTATCAAGCCTATAAGGGCATTTTGCAAGAATCCCTGGCAGAAGGTTATGTGGATTCGGCAAATAGCCTGTCAGTATTAGCGCAAATGCGATCGGAACTAAATATTAGCGATGACGAGCACGCCACGATTCTGACTGAGCTAGGAATCGAAGACCCAGATCTACTAAACCCAGAGCGGCGGCGATCGCTGGAAAGCCAGGTTAAACTCAGCGGCTATCGGCGGGCTCTGGAACGGATGCTGAAACTACAGCAAAAGCAATCGATCAATGACCTGTTGCTAGACAATCCTGGGGCAATCCGACGACTGCGGCAGGACTATTGTATTACCTATCAAGAAGAAGAAGAAATCCTGGGCGGCCTGGAACCAGAAGCAGGTACTTTGCGTCGTGCCAAGCATTTGCTGGGTCAATTAGAAGAGCTGATCGAGCGCTATCATGCCCTGAACCAACCATTACTCAGACAATATGGACAAACCCTGAACTTACTGCGGTCTACCGTTAAGCAGAAAAAGCGATTGCTAGTGCGTGGCCTGCTGGAGATGATTGAGAACACCGAAGATCAAAAGATCGCCAATCAGATCGCCCACGATCTCGGTAATCTTGCGCCAGGGGTATTGCAAGATGTTTTAGAAAACCCCACCTCCAAATGGAATAATCGCCTTACCACTGAACAGATTTCATTGCTGCGCCAGTCTGAGGATATTGCACCAGCCTGTTCGATGGTCTTGAGCATTGATGATATTAACTATCATTTGCGATCGCTGCTCTCGGAAACCAATCCGATTACCCAGATCGCCAGCTTATATATTATGCATTTGCTCTCACCAGCAGAGGCACAAAAAGCAGCTCAGCCATTATTAGAAGAAGGCAAGCAATCGCAACCAGTTGGTGAGATCACAGCGATTATTGCTAATTCTGGTGATTCTGCTTTAGAGCTATCCAACTTACCTCTGCTAGAGAAGCTTGTATATCTTTTTAATACTGACCTGTTTGTAGATATGCATAGCGACACCCTGTTAGATCTGGCTAATCTGGCCTACATTAATATCTATGACAATGAGGCAATTATTTCCGATGAAGGTGACACCTGCCGGGAATTATTACTATTAATTGAGGGTGGGGTCGAAATTCAAGTCCACGATAGTGATGGCAATACCGTAACGTCGAGCCTGGTGCCGGGTCAAATACTTGATGAGTTGGAGGTACTCTCCCACGGTAAACAATCGGGTCGTTTGGTGGCAATGCAGGAACCAACCAGGATTATGGCGATCCCAGTTGATGCCTTTGATCACCTGCTCGATCGTGACCATGACTTTGCCAGACGGGTACTGGAACTGGAAAGTAAACGATTACAGCAATTGGTAACCGCGGAAGGTTTTGATGCGGTTGCGGTCGCACCACTCTAA
- a CDS encoding bicarbonate transporter BicA gives MRITNRIHLRNLRGDIFGGVTAAIIAIPMALVFGEASGAGATAGLYGAILVGFFAALFGGTPTLISEPTGPMTVIMTAVIAHLTVANPDNGMAMAFTVVMMAGVFQIIFGFLRLGKFITLMPYTVISGFMSGIGIILIILQIIPFFGADAVDGGSLDVIRNIPNISQQINPTEAGLGIMTIAILFLTPGKLKRILPPQLTALVVGMVVYFFFLRGTDVAVIGQINAGLPQLQMPTFSPDQLQIMVIDALVLSVLGCIDALLTSVVADSLTRSQHNSDKELIGQGLGNLVSGLCGGIAGAGATMGTVVNIQAGGRTALSGLTRAFILLVLVLTAGQLGFTEIIPMSVLAGIAIKVGFDIIDWSFLKRAHEISWKGSLIMYGVILLTVFVDLIWAVGIGVFVANVLTIQKLSELRSKDVQLITDADDAIVLNDEQKDLLRQTDGRVLLFHLSGPMIFGVAKAISRENQAIESCDALILDLSDVPHLGVTSSLALENAIKDAIEEERHIFIVGATGQIKRRLETLKIMEMIPPERLLLDLTMALRFALEIVETRPRSVGENRDDQDDKLELDAEAIADS, from the coding sequence ATGAGAATTACGAATCGAATTCACTTGCGTAACCTGCGGGGCGATATTTTTGGTGGGGTGACAGCCGCTATTATCGCAATCCCAATGGCTCTGGTATTTGGTGAAGCCTCCGGTGCTGGGGCAACAGCCGGACTCTATGGGGCAATTCTGGTTGGTTTCTTTGCGGCTCTGTTTGGTGGTACACCAACGCTGATTTCAGAGCCAACTGGCCCAATGACTGTAATTATGACCGCTGTGATCGCTCATCTTACCGTAGCCAACCCAGACAACGGCATGGCAATGGCTTTTACGGTTGTGATGATGGCCGGGGTTTTTCAAATTATCTTTGGCTTTTTGCGGCTAGGCAAATTCATTACCCTGATGCCCTATACAGTCATATCTGGCTTTATGTCAGGTATCGGTATTATTCTAATTATTTTACAAATCATTCCGTTCTTTGGTGCTGATGCCGTAGATGGTGGATCTTTGGACGTGATTCGCAATATCCCCAATATTTCACAGCAAATCAATCCCACGGAAGCCGGTTTGGGGATTATGACGATCGCCATTCTGTTTCTTACCCCTGGTAAACTCAAGCGGATCTTGCCACCGCAGCTAACTGCCCTAGTGGTGGGGATGGTGGTCTATTTCTTCTTCCTCAGGGGTACGGATGTTGCCGTTATCGGTCAAATCAATGCTGGTTTGCCACAGTTGCAAATGCCCACATTCAGCCCCGATCAATTGCAAATCATGGTGATCGATGCGCTGGTTTTGAGTGTATTGGGTTGTATTGATGCGCTGCTCACCTCGGTGGTGGCCGACAGCCTGACCCGTAGTCAACATAATTCAGATAAAGAATTAATTGGCCAAGGGCTAGGTAACCTGGTATCTGGTTTGTGTGGTGGGATCGCCGGTGCTGGTGCCACAATGGGCACGGTAGTTAATATTCAAGCTGGTGGGCGTACTGCCTTATCAGGCTTAACCAGGGCATTTATTTTACTGGTTCTGGTGCTCACTGCCGGACAACTAGGCTTTACCGAAATTATTCCCATGTCAGTGCTGGCCGGGATTGCGATCAAAGTTGGTTTTGATATCATCGATTGGAGCTTCCTAAAGCGAGCCCACGAAATTTCCTGGAAGGGTTCGTTAATCATGTATGGCGTGATTTTGCTCACGGTCTTTGTAGACTTGATCTGGGCTGTGGGGATTGGTGTATTTGTGGCCAATGTTCTCACAATTCAAAAGCTGAGCGAATTACGATCGAAGGATGTGCAATTAATCACCGATGCTGATGATGCAATTGTCCTTAATGACGAACAAAAAGATCTATTGCGTCAAACCGATGGTCGGGTGTTGCTGTTCCATCTCAGTGGGCCAATGATTTTTGGTGTAGCTAAGGCAATCTCCCGCGAGAACCAGGCGATCGAAAGTTGTGATGCTTTAATTTTGGACCTCAGTGATGTACCGCATCTGGGCGTAACTTCTTCACTGGCATTGGAAAATGCAATTAAAGATGCGATCGAAGAAGAACGACATATCTTTATTGTTGGTGCCACTGGTCAAATTAAGCGTCGTCTGGAAACCTTGAAAATCATGGAAATGATTCCGCCGGAGCGATTGCTGTTGGATTTGACTATGGCGCTTAGGTTTGCCTTGGAAATAGTTGAAACTAGACCTAGATCCGTAGGTGAAAACAGAGATGATCAAGATGATAAATTGGAGTTAGACGCAGAAGCGATCGCCGATAGTTAA
- a CDS encoding metal ABC transporter permease, translated as MSITTELTRVFELYQQPFMQRAVLGGMLTGLTGGLLGSFTILRQLSFFSDALGHSALLGISLGIVWGVSPTLVLLPFAVIFAIAINYLLERTNLRTDALLNIVYSSSLALAIIILSYVKQYKGGLHSLLFGDILAIQEADLLFSGVLLAACIIFLGLTFRTQMLITLNEPMAIARGVSVSAHRNVFTVMLALLVAISVKAIGVLLVSAFVVIPASAARLLSRSFVHYAGLSTLLGATSALLGMFISALLRWPSGPSIVITQLGIFLSAIAFSHWRGQPSTN; from the coding sequence ATGTCCATTACCACAGAACTAACCCGCGTCTTTGAGCTGTATCAACAACCCTTCATGCAACGGGCAGTTTTAGGTGGAATGCTAACCGGACTGACCGGTGGGCTATTAGGCAGTTTTACCATTTTGCGCCAGCTATCATTTTTTAGTGATGCACTGGGTCATTCAGCTTTACTAGGAATTAGTTTGGGGATCGTTTGGGGAGTCAGCCCCACCCTGGTTTTATTGCCGTTTGCGGTGATCTTTGCGATCGCAATCAATTATCTTCTCGAAAGAACCAACCTTCGTACTGATGCTCTCCTCAACATCGTTTATTCGTCATCCCTAGCGCTGGCGATCATTATTCTAAGTTATGTAAAGCAATATAAGGGCGGACTGCATAGCCTCCTCTTTGGTGATATTCTGGCGATACAGGAAGCCGATTTACTGTTTAGTGGTGTGCTGTTAGCGGCTTGTATAATATTCCTTGGTTTGACCTTTCGCACCCAGATGCTGATCACCCTAAATGAACCGATGGCGATCGCCCGTGGTGTTTCAGTCTCAGCGCATCGCAACGTGTTTACGGTGATGCTGGCATTATTGGTGGCGATCTCAGTCAAAGCGATCGGCGTGTTATTAGTGAGCGCATTTGTGGTGATTCCGGCTTCGGCTGCTAGATTGCTCAGTCGTAGTTTTGTTCATTATGCAGGTTTATCAACACTTCTAGGCGCAACCAGTGCTTTGCTGGGCATGTTTATTTCGGCATTGCTGCGTTGGCCATCGGGGCCAAGTATTGTGATCACCCAGTTAGGAATTTTCCTGAGTGCGATCGCCTTTTCACATTGGCGCGGACAACCTAGTACAAACTAA